The genomic interval taaaataaaataaaattccattcaattcaattaaataaaattaaacaaacaaacattattagaaacatttaaataaaagttttgcTGCACCTGAATGTGGGTTTTCACTGACGTTTCCTGTTGAAGCAGGTCTCTCGCCGGGTTTTTCACTAGATGACCAGATGTTTGTTACTGAATCGAATACTCCTGACCAAAAATCAGTGGTTATGCTGCTGTCCGTGACCGCTGAAGCCGTACTGGTGTGGTCAGTGGTGGTGATCTCTACAAGAATATGACAATTTCAGCCTTCAAGTGAGTTAAGGACACTAAACATGGGTTAATAATGGGACagatatttgaaaaaaatatggGGTTCTGTATGTGGCCAATCAATCATTTTctcaaaacaacaaacaaaaagaaaacctaAAAAATAGTTTTATGTAGAATCTTTGGAGAGCAATGAAgctgttatataaaataatatatatatatatatatatatatatatatatatatatatatatatatatatatatatatatatatatatatatgatgaatAATGTGAAATCAATTACATTACTTGGAAATTTATTTCTATGTAGATAATGCTGTGAGATGTTTATGAATGACATATTTTAGAACTGAAATGATAGAAGGACTTTAATAAGAGGTAGGAAGTTTTGCTGTTATCAGTACTATGTACTTTTTTTTCAtaacacaatattgttgtttttgttgcaaTAGTTTTTTACTGTGTTTAAATTTACTAAATATTCCtgtccaataataataataataataataataataataataataataataagaagaagaagaagaagaagaagaagaagaagaagaagaaagagaataataataataataattataagaaCAACaataccactactactactactaataataataataataatgagaagcagaagaagaagaagtagaacattaataataataaggagaaaaagaagtagaagaacaacaacattattattattattactattgttgttgttgttgttgttgtctttattaataatagaaatactactaataataataaaattaagaaccttattattattattaataataataataataataataataataataataataataataataataataataataataataattagaagaagaagaattataataataacaattctgaaattatttaaaaaaagaactatGTAACTTGGATTCCAAGAACCCCATTGAAATCTTTAGAAAATGGTTCTATATGTAGAAACATTCTTGGGTTCCACATATGAAGCGATTGAACACAGAACCATTCTAAGTTGTATACAGAACCATTCTGCACCTGAATGTGGGTTTTCATTGACGTTTCCTGTTGAAGCAGGTCTCTCTCCAGGTTTTTCACTAGACGACTGGATGTTTGTTACTGAAACCAGTTTGTCTGGCCAAAGATCAGTGGTTTTGCTGCTGTTGGTGACCGCTGAAGCTGTACTAGTGTGGTCAGTGGTGGTGATCTCGGATGGCTGTGAAGATGTTTCAGTTTGATGGATGCTTGTTGCAAGAGATGTGCCGTTCGTTGGATTTGTTTGACTCAAAGCTGAAGTGGAGGATGCTGTGCTCGGAGAATTATTTCCACTGGAGGAAAAGGTGGATGTAGATGCTGTGCTTGAAGGCTGGGGTGTTTCTCTGGTGGCTTGACTTAGTGGTAGAGTGGTTGTGTTGAG from Hemibagrus wyckioides isolate EC202008001 linkage group LG10, SWU_Hwy_1.0, whole genome shotgun sequence carries:
- the LOC131360594 gene encoding uncharacterized protein LOC131360594 — its product is MNAKMLRFITVLVGLQVTTVTTLNTTTLPLSQATRETPQPSSTASTSTFSSSGNNSPSTASSTSALSQTNPTNGTSLATSIHQTETSSQPSEITTTDHTSTASAVTNSSKTTDLWPDKLVSVTNIQSSSEKPGERPASTGNVNENPHSEITTTDHTSTASAVTDSSITTDFWSGVFDSVTNIWSSSEKPGERPASTGNVSENPHSAAERKDGLPMNPGLVAILCIFFIVLALVLVVGIAKIISCRRNSQFERLEDLPMAQQSMVNENAPFARYPPK